The DNA sequence GAGTACGGGATCGTCCTGGACGACGACGTCCTGTCGGAGAGCAACACGCCCCGTGCCCTGATCGATGCGGTCAACACCCAGCTGGGGGGCGGAACTCAGGCTGCCGCCTGACGCCTCGCCGTACCCGACATTTCGTGATCATGCCGCCGTCGGCGCATCCCCCACTCCACTCACCCGGCGGCGGCTCACCACCCGTCCCCCGTCCCCCCACCACCCCCCATCCCCACACCCCTCCGTAGTCCTCCACCCAAGGGAGTTGAAAGAGCATGCCGCAGCACCAGACGCAGCGCGTCGCGCTGATCACCGGAGCCACCAGTGGCATAGGCCTGGCCGCGGCCCGGCAGCTGGGCGCCGCAGGGCACCGCGTGTTCATCGGGGCGCGTGACGCCGACAACGTGGCCGCGACGGTCAAGCAGCTCCAGGAGGAGGGGCTGGAGGCGGACGGCGCCGCCGTGGACGTCCGTTCGGCGGACGCCGTCCAGGCCTTCGTGCAGGCCGCCGTCGACCGCTTCGGCGCCGTCGACATCCTTGTCAACAACGCCGGCCGCAGCGGCGGCGGAGTGACCGCCGACATCGCCGACGAGCTGTGGGACGACGTCATCGACACCAACCTCAACAGCGTCTTCCGGATGACCCGCGAGGTGCTCAACACCGGCGGCATGCGCGGCCGCACCTGGGGCCGGATCATCAACATCGCGTCCACCGCCGGCAAGCAGGGAGTCGTCCTCGGCGCCCCCTACTCCGCTTCCAAGCACGGCGTCGTCGGCTTCACCAAGGCCCTCGGCAACGAGCTCGCCCCGACCGGCATCACCGTCAACGCCGTGTGCCCGGGCTACGTCGAGACCCCGATGGCCCAGCGCGTCCGTCAGGGCTACGCCGCCGCCTACGACACCACCGAGGACGCGATCCTCGAGAAGTTCCAGGCCAAGATCCCGCTCGGCCGCTACTCCACGCCGGAGGAGGTCGCCGGAATGGTCGGCTACCTCGCCTCCGACACCGCCGCCTCCGTCACCGCTCAGGCGATCAACGTCTGCGGCGGCCTGGGCAACTTCTGATCCCCGCCGGCTCCCGAGGACGCCCACTCCAGACGCCGGCGCCGACACCCGCCTGCCGGACCAACACAGGAAGATGAGGACGAGGACGTGACCACGACGGAAGAGACAACCCGCGAGGTGGCGCACGAGATCACCGTCTCGGCCCCCGCCGACGCCGTCTACCGGCTGATCGCGGAGGTGGAGAACTGGCCCCGGATCTTCCCGCCCACCATCTACGTGGACCACCTGGAAAAGGGCGAGCGCGAGGAGCGCATCCGCATCTGGGCCACCGCCAACGGCGCCCCCAAGAGCTGGACCTCGCGCCGCACCCTGGACCCCGCGAACCGCCGGATCACCTTCCGCCAGGAGGTCTCCGCGCCCCCGGTCGCCGCGATGGGCGGCGCCTGGGTGATCGAGGAACTGCCGGGCGGCGACTCCCTGGTGCGGCTCCTGCACGACTACCGAGCCGTCGACGACGACCCCGAGGGCCTCGCCTGGATCGACGAGGCCGTCGACCGCAACTCCCGCTCGGAGCTGGCCGCCCTGAAGGAGAACGTCGAGCGCGCCCACGCCACCCGCGAGCTGACCTTCTCCTTCGAGGACACGGTGCTCATCGAGGGCGCCGCCAAGGACGTGTACGACTTCATCAACGAGGCCCACCTCTGGGTGGACCGGCTGCCGCACGTGGCCCGCGTCGGCTTCGAGGAGCCCACGCCCGGCCTCCAGGTGCTGGAGATGGACACCAGGGCCAAGGACGGCTCGACGCACACCACCAAGTCGTACCGGGTGACGTTCCCGCACCGCGCGATCGCCTACAAGCAGGTCACCCTGCCGGCTCTGATGACGCTGCACACCGGCCTGTGGACGTTCGAGGAGTACCCGCGCGGGGTCGCCGCCACCTCGCAGCACACGGTCGTGCTCAACCCCGACAACATCGAGCGGATCCTCGGCCCCGACGCGACCGTCGAGGACGCCCGGGAGTACGTCCAGGGCGCCCTGAGCACCAACAGCCGCGCCACGCTGGGGCACGCCAGGGACCACGCGGAGAAGAGCCGCTGACCATGGCCGACGACACCTCCCGGGCCGCGGCGGACCACACCTACCGGGCCACGGGCGACGACACCTCCCCGGCCACCCGGGTCATCGTGGTCGGCGCGGGCCCCGTCGGCCTCTTCCTCGCCGGCGAGCTGCGCCTCGGCGGCGCCGACGTGGTCGTACTGGAACGCCTGCGCACCCCCACCACGGAGTCCCGGGCCTCCACGCTGCACGCCCGCACGGCGGAACTCTTCGACTGCCGCGGGCTCCTGGACGCGCTCGGCGACCCGCCGCGGGAGCCGCGCGGCCACTTCGGCGGCGTACCGATGGACCTGACCATGCCCGGCCCGTACTCGGGCCAGTGGAAGGTGCCCCAGACCAGGACCGAGGAGCTGCTCCAGGGCTGGGCCGGCGCCCTCGGCGCCGACGTCCGCCGTGGCTGGGAGGTGCGCGAACTCGCCCAGGAGGACAGGTACGTGGAGGTCACGGCCGACACCCCGGACGGCGTACGTCGGCTGCGGGCGGCGTATGTCGTCGCCTGCGACGGCGAGGACAGCACCGTGCGGCGGCTGACCGGGGTGGCCTTCCCCGGCACCCCGGCGGGCCGGGAACTGCTGCGCGCTGACATCGCCGGGATCGACATCCCGAACCGGCGTTTCGAGCGCCGGGAGCACGGGCTGGCCATCGCGGCCCGGATGCCCGGCGGTGTCACCCGGGTGATGGTGCACGCCTTCGGCCGCCCGGCCCGGCCGCGGACGGGACCGCCGGAGTTCGCCGAGGTGGTGGACGTATGGCGAAGCGTCACCGGCGAGGACCTGAGCGGCGGACGCCCGGTGTGGCTCAACTCCTTCGGCGACGCCAACCAGCAGCTGGAGCGGTATCGGCACGGGCGGGTGCTGTTCGCCGGGGACGCCGCCCACCGGCAGATGCCGAGCGGTGGCCAGGCGCTCAACCTCGGCCTCCAGGACGCGGCCAACCTGGGCTGGAAGCTGGCCTCGGTGGCGTGCGGCCGGGTCCCGGCGGGGCTGCTCGACACCTACCACGACGAACGGCACGAGGTCGGGCGCCGGGTGCTCGCCAACATCCGGGCCCAGGCGCTGCTGTTGCTCGGCGGGCCGGAGGTGGAACCGGCGCGCACCCTGCTCGGCGAGCTCATCGCCGCGGGACCCACGCGGGACCACCTCGCGGCGATGATCACCGGGCTCGACATCCGCTACCCCATGGGCGGTGGCACCCACCCCCTGCTCGGCGCCCGGCTCCCGCTCGGCACGCTGCCGACGCCGGACGGCCCGGTCGGCGTCGCCGAGTCCCTGCGCGACGGACGCGGACTGCTGCTGGTCGCCGACTCCGCCCGGGCCGAACTGCGCTGGCTCGGCAAGGTCTGGTCCGACCGCGTCACTCCGGTGGCGGTACGACCGGACGCGGCCGAGCCGCTGCACGGTGCCGACGGGCTGCTGATCCGCCCCGACGGCCATGTCGCCTGGGCGGGGGAGGACCCGTGGGCGGCGTCGGCGGCGATCCGCCACTGGATCGGACGGCCTGATCCCGGGCTCTGACCGGGAGACGCGGCACCGGACACCACAGTCATGGCAATTCGGATGAAATCATCTCAATTCAGGTTCAGAGAGGGAAGCGCTGTGGACACGGATGTGACGGACGTGATCGTCGTCGGCGCGGGGCCGACCGGCCTCATGCTGGCCGGGGAACTACGCCTGGGCGGCGCCCGGGTCGTCGTCGTGGAGAAGCTGGCACGGCCGACCGGGCAGTCCCGGGGGCTGGGGTTCACGGCCCGCGCGATGGAGGTGTTCGACCAGCGCGGGCTGCTGCCGCGGTTCGGCACGCTGGAGAAGAGCCCGATGGGCCACTTCGGCGGCGTGCAGTTCGACTACACCGTCCTGGAGGACGCCCACTTCGGCGCCCGGGGTGTCCCGCAGTCGCAGACGGAGGCCGTCCTGGAGGAATGGGCCGGCGAACTGGGCGCGGACATCCGGCGCGGCTGGGAGCTCGCCAAGCTGGCCGAGGACGGCGACGGCATCGAGATCGTGGCGGTCACGCCCGAGGGCGAGCAGCGGCTGCGCGGGGCGTACCTGGTGGGCTGCGACGGCGGGCAGAGCGTCGTGCGCAAGGCGGCCGGGTTCGACTTCCCCGGGCTCGCGGCCACCCGCCGCATGTACCTGGCCGACGTCACCGGCTGCGAGATCCGGCCCCGCTTCCTGGGGGAGCGGCTGGACAACGGCATGGTGATGGCCGCGCCGCTGGCGCCGGGCGTCGACCGGATCATCGTGTGCGAGGACGGCACGCCGGCCGGGGACCGCCCCGAGGAGGTGGAGTTCGACGAGGTCGCCGCCGCCTGGGAGCGCATCACCGGCGAGTCGCTGGCCGGTGGCGGCGCCGACTGGGTCAGCTCCTTCACGGACGCCACCCGCCAGGTCTCCGCCTACCGCAGGGGCCGGGTGCTGCTCGCCGGAGACGCCGCGCACGTCCATCTCCCGGCCGGCGGACAGGGACTCAGCACGGGCGTGCAGGACGCGGTCAACCTCGGCTGGAAGCTGGCCGCGGTGATCCGCGGTGAGCTGCCGGACGCCCTCATCGACAGCTACCACGACGAACGGCACCCCGTCGGCGCCCGGCTGCTGATGAACACCCGCGCGCAGGGCATGATCTTCCTCGGCGGCGCCGAGGCCGACCCGGTGCGCAAGGTGTTCGGCGAGCTGATGGAGCTGGAGGACGTACGCCGCCGACTGGCCGGCGTCGTCAGCCACCTCGACATCACCTACGACCTCGGCCCCGGCACCCACCCCCTCGTCGGCCGCCGCCTGCCCCCGCGCCCGCTCCAGCTGGCCGACGGCACCCCGACCACGACGACGGCCCTGCTGCACCCGGCCCGCGGTGTCCTGCTCGACCTGACCGACGACGCCACCGTCCGCGAGGCCGCGGCCACCTGGGCCGACCGGGTCACCGTCGTCACGGCCACCCCCGAACACTTCGGCGTCTTCGCCGGCGCGACGGCCCTGCTGGTCCGCCCCGACGGCCATGTGGCCTGGGCGGCCGTCGGCGAGAGCACCACAGCCTCCACCCGGCGCCTACCGACCACCACCGCCGCCCCCGCCTCCGGCCCCACGACGGCCGACGGCCGTGTCTCCGGCCCGCTGGCCGCGGACACGCCTGTCTCCGCTGTCTCCGCGCCCGCCTCCGGTGCCGTGCCCACCGGCGCGCCGGCCTCCGGCCCCATGGCCGCCGGAGCTCCCGGCCCCGTTCCGTCGCCCGCCGGCGGCCGTATCCCCAGCCCCACGGCTGCCGACAGCCCCGTCCCCGGCACCCCCCGCGGGGCCGAGGCCACGACGCCCGAGGCCGACTGGCCGTTCGCGGACGACCCGACCGGTATCGAGGCCCTCGTCATCGCCCTGCACCACTGGTTCGGCACCCCGGAGGTGGCGTAGCACGATGGTCACGTCCCTGTCGGTCGGCCCGCGCGTGCGGCGGATCACGCTCGATGCCGCCGGGTACACCCTGTCGGCCCTGCTGAGCGCACCCGAGAGCACGCCGCCGCGTGCCACCGTGGTCGCGCTGCACGGGGCCGGGATGAGCGCGGGGTACTTCGACGGCGGGGCCCAACCGGACGCCTCCCTGTGCGCGTTGGGAGCGCATCTGGGGTACGCGGTCCTCGCCGTCGACCGGCCCGGCTACGGCGACTCCGCCGCCGGGCTCCCCGAAGGCCTGGACCTCGCCGGGCAGGCCCGCGTTCTGCGGGCCGCGCTCGACCACTTCGACGCCGAGTACGACATCGGCATCGGTACGTTCCTGCTCGCGCACTCCTTCGGCGGCAAACTCGCCCTCACCCTGGCCGCCGACGCCCCGCCCGCCGAACTGCTGGGCCTGGACATCTCCGGCTGCGGTCACCGCTACGCCCCGCGCTCCGCGGAACTGCTCACCGGCCCCGACCGGGCCCGCTGGAAGCACAACTGGGGTCGGCTCGGCCTCTATCCGCCCGCCACCTTCAAGCGCAGCGCCGCCTTCGTGAAGCCCATTCCCGAACTGGAGCTGCGGGCCGCCTCGGACTGGCCGGACGTCTTCGACGCGCTCGCCCCGCGCGTGCGCGTCCCCGTACGCATGACCTTCGCCGAGCACGAACTGTGGTGGCGGCACGACACCGACGCCCTCGACGACCTGCGGGCGAGGCTGAGCGCCGCGCCGCGCGTGGTCGTCGACCGGCAGCCGGACGCCGGGCACAACATCAGCCTGGGCCTGACGGCCCGCGCCTACCACCTGCGCGCGCTCGCCTTCTTCGAGGAGTGCCTGTACTTCGAGGAAGGCATGCCGGAGCGGGACGGTCCATGACCCCGGCCAGGACACCACGCCATCCTCGACGCACAGCACTGCGCAAATCCCGACGACCGCCCCGCCGACTCCTGGCCACCAGCCTGCGCTCCCTGACCGTGCGCAACTTCCGTCTCTTCGCCGGCGGTCAGATCGCGTCCGCCACCGGCACCTGGATGATGGTCGTCGCCCAGGACTGGCTCGTACTCGAACTGACCGGCGACTCCGGCACGGCCCTCGCCACGGTCACCGCGCTCCAGTTCACGCCGATGCTGCTGCTGACGCTGTACGGCGGCCGTATCGCCGACCGGTACGACAAGCGGGCCCTGCTGACGGGCGCCAACGTCGTCTCCGGTGTGCTGGCGCTGCTGCTCGGCCTGCTGGTCACCGGCGGCGCCGCCGAGCTGGGGCACGTCTACGTCTTCGCACTCGCCCTCGGTGTCGCGAACGCCGTGGAGGTCCCGGCCCGGCTGTCC is a window from the Streptomyces sp. NBC_00299 genome containing:
- a CDS encoding FAD-dependent monooxygenase produces the protein MADDTSRAAADHTYRATGDDTSPATRVIVVGAGPVGLFLAGELRLGGADVVVLERLRTPTTESRASTLHARTAELFDCRGLLDALGDPPREPRGHFGGVPMDLTMPGPYSGQWKVPQTRTEELLQGWAGALGADVRRGWEVRELAQEDRYVEVTADTPDGVRRLRAAYVVACDGEDSTVRRLTGVAFPGTPAGRELLRADIAGIDIPNRRFERREHGLAIAARMPGGVTRVMVHAFGRPARPRTGPPEFAEVVDVWRSVTGEDLSGGRPVWLNSFGDANQQLERYRHGRVLFAGDAAHRQMPSGGQALNLGLQDAANLGWKLASVACGRVPAGLLDTYHDERHEVGRRVLANIRAQALLLLGGPEVEPARTLLGELIAAGPTRDHLAAMITGLDIRYPMGGGTHPLLGARLPLGTLPTPDGPVGVAESLRDGRGLLLVADSARAELRWLGKVWSDRVTPVAVRPDAAEPLHGADGLLIRPDGHVAWAGEDPWAASAAIRHWIGRPDPGL
- the fabG gene encoding 3-oxoacyl-ACP reductase FabG — translated: MPQHQTQRVALITGATSGIGLAAARQLGAAGHRVFIGARDADNVAATVKQLQEEGLEADGAAVDVRSADAVQAFVQAAVDRFGAVDILVNNAGRSGGGVTADIADELWDDVIDTNLNSVFRMTREVLNTGGMRGRTWGRIINIASTAGKQGVVLGAPYSASKHGVVGFTKALGNELAPTGITVNAVCPGYVETPMAQRVRQGYAAAYDTTEDAILEKFQAKIPLGRYSTPEEVAGMVGYLASDTAASVTAQAINVCGGLGNF
- a CDS encoding aromatase/cyclase; this encodes MTTTEETTREVAHEITVSAPADAVYRLIAEVENWPRIFPPTIYVDHLEKGEREERIRIWATANGAPKSWTSRRTLDPANRRITFRQEVSAPPVAAMGGAWVIEELPGGDSLVRLLHDYRAVDDDPEGLAWIDEAVDRNSRSELAALKENVERAHATRELTFSFEDTVLIEGAAKDVYDFINEAHLWVDRLPHVARVGFEEPTPGLQVLEMDTRAKDGSTHTTKSYRVTFPHRAIAYKQVTLPALMTLHTGLWTFEEYPRGVAATSQHTVVLNPDNIERILGPDATVEDAREYVQGALSTNSRATLGHARDHAEKSR
- a CDS encoding alpha/beta fold hydrolase, translated to MVTSLSVGPRVRRITLDAAGYTLSALLSAPESTPPRATVVALHGAGMSAGYFDGGAQPDASLCALGAHLGYAVLAVDRPGYGDSAAGLPEGLDLAGQARVLRAALDHFDAEYDIGIGTFLLAHSFGGKLALTLAADAPPAELLGLDISGCGHRYAPRSAELLTGPDRARWKHNWGRLGLYPPATFKRSAAFVKPIPELELRAASDWPDVFDALAPRVRVPVRMTFAEHELWWRHDTDALDDLRARLSAAPRVVVDRQPDAGHNISLGLTARAYHLRALAFFEECLYFEEGMPERDGP